In the Paenibacillus sp. FSL R7-0337 genome, ACGTACCGTCAGCTCTACTGGACGGAGGGTAGAACGTACACGGCCTGGATGGGAGTGCAGCTGCTGATTATTGTCGTGCTAACCGTAGTCTATAGCCCCTACAACATGTATATGGGCTTCTTCTCCAGTAACTTTATTGGCTGGTATACTGATACGCGCCAATTCAGACGGGCTCTTGCGGTGTTCACCGCTGTGCTGGCCGGACTGGGCCTATTCTACCTGCCGCAGGTGTATGGCCCGGATATCCTTTTCATGCTGCCATTTGCGATAATGATGCTGATCACGCCCTTCGGCATCCGCTCCATTAACCGGCGGCGGGTGCTGGAGAAGGAGCTGGACCAGGCTAACGAGCAGATCAAGGAAATGATCAAGCGCGAGGAACGGATGCGCATCGCCCGTGATCTGCATGACACGATGGGGCATACCCTGTCGCTTATTACCTTGAAGAGCCAGCTTGTTGAGAAAATGGTGGTGAAGAATCCCGAGCGGGCACAGGCGGAAGCCCGTGAGATCCAGCGGACCTCGCGGGCCGCGCTGCGCCAGGTCCGGGAGCTGGTCTCTGAGATGCGTGCAGTCTCAGTTGCCGAAGAGCTGGCTGAGGCGGCGGAGATGCTGCGCAGCGCGGAGATCGCGCTTGAGGTAGAGGGAGATGCAGCGCTGCCGGGTGTATCCGATCTGACGCAGAATATTCT is a window encoding:
- a CDS encoding sensor histidine kinase, which produces MASKQFRFFPQKFGFFPYIWLIYLVFPILNLQGYSGVKLMAGYGLVLLFLVTYRQLYWTEGRTYTAWMGVQLLIIVVLTVVYSPYNMYMGFFSSNFIGWYTDTRQFRRALAVFTAVLAGLGLFYLPQVYGPDILFMLPFAIMMLITPFGIRSINRRRVLEKELDQANEQIKEMIKREERMRIARDLHDTMGHTLSLITLKSQLVEKMVVKNPERAQAEAREIQRTSRAALRQVRELVSEMRAVSVAEELAEAAEMLRSAEIALEVEGDAALPGVSDLTQNILSLCIKEGITNIVKHSRADQCRISIVMTPGEVQITLEDNGIGVEASGSGGTERRDGNGMKGMGERLALIDGSLTLAPGPGGGTRLTVVTPRVVKDGKGGETA